A genomic region of Melanotaenia boesemani isolate fMelBoe1 chromosome 13, fMelBoe1.pri, whole genome shotgun sequence contains the following coding sequences:
- the angptl7 gene encoding angiopoietin-related protein 7: MAKINLSIVVLGVSLLLFAETWAQNPRKRLAPPKPPKGQCCDEVRSLKVQVANLTSLLEELSRKQEADLMNIVRQIMKLDKLNQQQEARVTEAESKYSEINNRVEIMQLQTLQSATQTSSDAIYDCASLYSKNYRISGEYKLPKDELLGAPELSVFCDMETNGGGWTVIQRRKVGLTSFSRDWKQYKNGFGSIRGDFWMGNDHIIRLTRQPSMLRIEMEDWEGETRYAEYGFFTVGNEINSYKLFIANYSGNAGDSLRYHNNTNFSTMNKDNDKCVDDCASLRKGGYWYNCCTDSNLNGIFYRYGEHKKSTDGITWYGWHGPNYSLKKVEMKVRPVGFQP, encoded by the exons atggcaaaaataaatTTGAGCATTGTGGTTTTGGGGGTCTCACTGCTCCTGTTTGCAGAGACTTGGGCACAGAATCCCAGGAAGAGGCTGGCTCCTCCGAAGCCTCCAAAGGGTCAGTGCTGCGATGAGGTGCGCTCTCTCAAAGTTCAGGTGGCAAATCTGACCAGTCTCCTCGAGGAGCTGAGTCGCAAGCAGGAGGCAGACTTGATGAATATTGTGAGGCAAATAATGAAGCTGGACAAGCTGAACCAGCAGCAAGAAGCTCGGGTCACAGAAGCAGAGAGCAAGTACTCAGAGATAAACAACCGTGTGGAGATCATGCAGCTGCAAACTCTACAGTCTGCAACTCAAACTTCATCAG atgcTATATACGACTGTGCATCACTCTACAGCAAGAACTACAGGATCTCAGGAGAGTACAAACTACCAAAAGATGAGCTTCTGGGTGCCCCTGAGCTCAGT gtctTTTGTGATATGGAGACAAATGGAGGTGGCTGGACTGTCATTCAGCGGCGCAAGGTTGGCCTGACATCCTTCAGCCGTGACTGGAAACAGTACAAGAATGGATTTGGGTCCATCCGTGGAGACTTCTGGATGGGCAATGACCACATCATCCGCCTAACAAGGCAACCCAGTATGCTCAGGATTGAGATGGAG GACTGGGAAGGAGAAACCCGCTATGCTGAGTATGGATTTTTCACTGTGGGTAATGAGATTAACAGCTACAAGCTCTTCATAGCCAACTATAGTGGAAATGCTGGAGACTCCTTGCGCTACCACAACAACACCAACTTCAGCACCATGAACAAGGACAATGACAAATGTGTGGATGACTGCGCCTCCCTACGCAAAG GTGGTTACTGGTACAACTGCTGCACTGACTCCAATCTTAATGGCATTTTTTACCGCTACGGTGAGCACAAAAAGAGCACAGATGGGATCACTTGGTACGGCTGGCACGGCCCCAACTATTCCCTCAAGAAAGTGGAGATGAAGGTCCGGCCAGTGGGTTTTCAACCATAA